The region CGGGGTGGTTCGGCCATTCGCGGCAGTTCGCCATGGCGTCGCGCTACGAGCCGAGCAGCGGCATCGCTCGTTACCTGTGCGGCACCCAGCCGATTACTTCATTGGCGATGGTTGAGTGCGGGCTGGACATTTTCGACCAGACCGACATGGCCAGCCTGCGCCGTAAATCCCTGGCCTTGACCGACCTGTTTATCCAACTCGTCGAGCAGCGTTGCGGCGCTCATGAATTGACCCTGATCACCCCGCGCGAACATGCCCGGCGTGGCAGTCATGTCAGCTTCGAGCATGCCCAAGGCTATGCGGTGATTCAGGCGCTGATCGCCAGGGGCGTGATCGGTGACTACCGCGAGCCGCAGATCATGCGCTTCGGTTTCACCCCGCTGTATACGAGCTTCACCGAGGTCTGGGACGCGGTGCAGATCCTGGGCGATATTTTCGATCAGAAAACCTGGTCCGAGGCGCAATTCCAGGTCCGCCACAGCGTCACCTGAACCGCTGGCAAAACCCGCCATGCAGACGACGTGCTCTCTTTAACAAAAAAAATAGTCAGAGGACATAACAATGACCGATACCACCGGTTTTGAAACCATCTCCAAACGTGAGCATGGCCTCAAGCGCCAGCTGACGTCGGGTCAGATGAGCATGATCGCCATTGGCGGTGCGATTGGCACCGGGCTATTCATGGGCAGCGCTTACGCCATTGGTTACGCGGGGCCGAGCGTGCTGCTCAGCTACGCCATCGGCGCGCTGATCACTCTGTTGTTGATGGGGTGTCTGGCGGAAATGACCGTGGCCCATTCAACCTCGGGGTCGTTCGGTGCTTATGCCGAATTTTATGTCAGCCCACTGGCTGGGTTTCTGGTGCGCTATGCCTATTGGACGGCGATTGTGCTGGCGGTAGGTACGGAAGTGACGGCCGTGGCGATGTACATGAAGTACTGGTTTTCCAATGTGCCGGAGTGGGTGTGGATCGTCTCTTTTTCGAGCATTTTGGTGGTGCTCAACGCCATCAGCGTGAAGACGTTTGGCACCTTTGAGTATTGGTTTTCGACCATCAAGATCGCAGCGATTGTCGGTTTTATCATCTTGGCGGTGTACGTGGTATTTGGCTCCGGCAACGCGCAATACGGCGTGCATAACTACACCGCCTACGGTGGTTTTTTTCCGAAGGGGCTGCAAGGCATGTGGGTCGCGGTGATCGTGTCCATCTTCAGCTACCTGAGCGTGGAAATGATCGCGGTGGCGGCGGGTGAGGCAAAGGACCCGGAGCTGGCAGTGAAGAAGGCCTTTCGCGCGACCATCGTGCGGCTGGTGGTGTTTTACCTGCTGACCCTCGCGCTGATGTTGGCGATTGTGCCGTGGGTTCAGGCCAGTCATGCTCAGAGCCCGTTCGTGACGGTCATGCAAACCATCGGTATTCCCGGCGCGACCGGGGTGATGAACTTCGTGATTCTGATCGCGGCGTTATCGGCCATGAACAGTCAGCTCTACATCACCACGCGCATGATGTTCAGTTTGTCCCGAGGCGGCTATGCCCCCCAATCGATGGGCGTACTGAGCAAGAGCGGGATCCCGCTGAATGCCTTGCTCCTGTCGAGTTCAGGGATTGCCCTGGCGACCTTGCTCAATATCCTTTACCCGGAAAGTTCGTTCACCTTGATGATGGCAATCTCTATGTTCGGCGCCATTTTCACGTGGTTCATGATTTTTCTGACGCACTACTGTTTCCGTCGTTACCACCAGCGTAACGGCGAGCGGACGCTGTCTTTCCGCATGCGTTTTTTTCCGTACACCACATTGTTGGGCATGGTGCTGATGGGCGCGGTGATGATTACCACGTACTTCACCGACGCCTTCAAACTGACCCTGGTTTTCGGGCTGCCGTTCTTGTTGGTCCTGACCTTTGTCTACGCTGTCTTTTTTAGAAAAGCCAAGAGGGTCGTGGCGTTGAGTCCGTTGCCAAAGGTTTAGACACGAGAAGGCCGTAGGCCGGTCGGTGGTTTTCAAGGGTCGCCGAGCCGGCATTTTTCTGGACGGGTCTTGGCGTGCCGGATGACGCCTTGTCGTTCACTTATCAAACCTCTCTCGCATTAAGCATCGGCCCAAATCTTTGGTAACAATCGCCTGTTGATTCGTGCGTTTTAGTCAAATCAATAGTGCGACTTCAGCGCTTACTCCGCGCAACACGGATCGATACGCTGGCGCCATCGAATTCCAGTGATGTGAGACCTTCAATGAAAAAAGTCCTGTTGCTCAATGGCGGCAAAAAATTCGCCCACTCCGATGGCCGCTATAACGCCACCCTGCACCACACCGCCCTGAGTGTGCTGGACCGTGGTGGTGTCGATGTCAAAACCACCTTCATCGACGAAGGCTACGACGTTGCTGAAGAGGTGGCCAAATTTCTCTGGGCCGACGTGATCATTTATCAGATGCCCGGTTGGTGGATGGGGACGCCCTGGACCGTCAAAAAATACGTCGATGAAGTCTTCACTGAGGGGCACGGTAGCCTCTACGCCAGCGACGGCCGCACTCGTTCCGATGCGTCGCAAAAATATGGCAGCGGTGGCTTATTGCAAGGCAAGCACTACATGCTGTCCCTGACCTGGAACGCGCCGCAGCAAGCTTTCGACGACCCGGCCGATTTCTTCGACGCCAAAGGGGTGGACACCGTGTATTTTCCGTTCCATAAAGCCAACGCTTTTCTGGGCATGACCGGTTTACCGACCTTCCTGTGTGTGGACGTGATGAAACGCCCAAACATCGACGCTGATGTGGTGCGTTATGAACGGCATTTGGCTGAGGTGTTTAGCCTCAAGGCGTAACCCTCGGCTACTATCGAAAGCCGGCGTTCTTCACCTTAAGTGGTGAAGGATGCCGTTCACCACTCAAGGTTTACCGCCGGGCTATCGATAAGAGGACACACGTGAAAGCCAGATCCGATGAGTTGCAGGTTTTCGTCTGCGTGATTGAATGCGGATCGATTTCTGCGGCGGCCGAGCAGGTCGGCCAAACGCCGTCGGCAATCAGCCGCACCCTGTCGCGGCTGGAGGCCAAGCTCGACACCACGCTGATCAACCGCACAACGCGGCGCATGGACCTGACCGAGGAAGGCAAATACTTTTTCGAACAGGCCAAGCTGATTCTCAATCAGATGCACGCACTTGAAGAACGCTTGAGTTCACGACAACAAACCCCGTCCGGCCGTCTGCGAATCAACGCTGCCGCGCCCTTTATGCTGCATGCCATCGTGCCGTACATCGACGAGTTTCGCCGTCTCTACCCGCACATTCAACTGGAGCTCAACAGCAACGATTTGATTATTGATCTGCTGGAACAAAGCACTGACATCGCCATTCGCATCGGCGCACTGGCCGACTCGACGCTGCATGCTCGATCGCTGGGTTGCAGCCCTCTGCACATGCTGGCTAGCCCGTCTTACCTTGAGCAACACGGCACGCCTACCGCCGTCGCCGACCTGAGTCAGCACACGTTACTGGGGTTTACTCACAACGATGGCCTCAATCAGTGGCCGTTGCGTCATGCCCACGGTGATCGCTGGCCGATCAGTGCGGCGATCCACGCCTCCAGCGGCGAGACGGTGCGTCACCTGGCGCTGGCAGGTCAAGGGATTGCCTGCCTGTCGCATTTCATGACCATCGACGATATACGCGCCGGTCGCCTGCACGTGCTGCTGGCGGATTTCAACAGCGGTTATCGCCAGCCAATCAATGCGGTGTATTACCGAAATTCACAGCTTGCCCTGCGAATTCAATGCTTCCTGGACTTCATCCAGGGAAAATTGGCGGCTTACGCGATGTCGGATTTTCAGCCTGACTCATGATCGCTCCACGCTCGGTCACTCGTTTGTCGCGTCAGTGAAGGTGGGCGGTTGGCGCTCCCGTAAACCGGGCGGTTGCAGTACCTATCTAATTTTTAATTTAATTTATGAGAACTCTTTCAAAATTTACTACTAGGCTTATGGGCGAATAAACACTATTTGCTCCGATAGTTGGACAGTGCATTATTCGCAGTAAAGGTTCTGCTGGCGCAATGAATGGGTCAGCGGTTGAATACCATGGAGTTATGTATGCAAAAGGAATTTGCAATGGCCACACGCACTCTTGATGTCTTTTATATAAGGCATGTCTCTGGCGACCGCTATGACGTCGCGTCCTCACCCGCTATGACATTCGGCATTGATGCCTGATAGGTACTGATAGGCCCTGATTAGCGCTATTCACTCTTCGAGTGTCGGCACTGTGATCACTAAAAATGGCAAGAACAAGGAGTTGTTATGATCATTTTAGGCATTACAAACAATGACTTATCGGGTGCGTGCCTGGTGCGCGACGGTGAGATTCTGTCGGCGGTCAGTGAAGAGCGTTTTACCCGGATAAAAGATCATAGGGTCTGGCCGGAAAAATCCATTGAGTTTGTATTAAACCAGGCCGGCGTGTCGCTGGAAGATGTCAGTTATGTTGCATATGGGTGGCATTCAGGTTTCAACGCCGATAAACATCTTCAGTTGTACTTCGATCGAATTGTTGAAGAGGTTAAGCATAATCCGCAAGGCCTCGGGCAATTCCGCCAGCGTATAACCGACGAAATAAACAACGATAAAGAAAAAAGAGCGGAGTTCGAGCACTATATTGCAGCCAATGGTTTGAACGGCAAGGCTTATTATATTGACCATCATGAATGTCATGCGCTGGGGGCTTATGTCTGTTCGCCGTTTGACGAGGCGTTGACCCTGACGTGTGATGGCCGTGGTGATTTCCAGTCACTGACCATGACCTGGTACAGCCCGACAGAAAGCACGGTATTGCAGCGGGAAACCAGCATCGACAGCCTGGGCTATTTTTACGGGCGAATGACTCATGTGCTGGGTTACAAACCCAACCGCCATGAAGGTAAGGTCACGGGCCTGGCGGCGTTTGGCGATCCGCAAAAGCTGCTGGGCGTCATGCAACAGATGATTCGCTTTGAAGACGGTCGCATCAAAGCCTGTTGTGGCGATTGGTTCTTGCCGTCCTACCACCACTACAGCGAACCGTTGCACCGTGTGTTCTCCCAGGAAACTCCCGAGGACATTGCCGCCGCCGTGCAACGCCATACCGAAGACCTGCTGGTCGCAACGGTGAGCCATCACCTGGCGCAACGTGGCAGCGCCAACTTGTGCCTGGCCGGTGGTGTGTTTGGCAATGTGAAACTCAATCAGCGCCTGCGTGAAATCCCAGGCATCAACAACGTCTATGTGTTGCCGTGCATGGGCGATGGAGGCCTGGCACTGGCGGCGGCCGTCGGTGCGGCCTACCTTGAAAACGGAACCCGCTTCAAGAACCCGGTGATGACCCTTGGTCCTGATTCGCGAAGCGTGTCCCAGAACATTAACCTCATCAACCGCGACTACCCTGAACTGGGCTATCACACCCCTTCGAACATCATCGATGTGCTGACCGACGCGCTAGTCGAGAATCAGGTGCTGGGCATGTTCAAGGGCAAGATGGAATTCGGGCCGCGCTCGCTGTGCAACCGCAGCATCATTTATCACGCGCAGGACGCCGAGGTGAACGATTGGCTGAACAAACGCATGCACCGCACGGAGTTCATGCCGTTTGGCCCGGTGACGGCTATTGAGCAGGCCGCTGCGTGCTATGTGGGCTGGGCGCCCGATCAGGTGGCGGCCGATACCATGACCATGACCTATGACTGCCATCCGCAATTTCGCGAGTCGAGCCCGGCGGTGGTCCACGTCGATGGCACCGCCCGGCCGCAGATCATCCGGCCGCAAACGGACAATTTCATGCACCGCTTGTTGAACGCCTGGCACGCCAGGACTGGCCAGTCGGCTTTGATCAACACCTCGTTCAACCGCCACGAAGAGCCCATTGTGTGTTCGTCCCAGGACGCACTGGATGCGCTGAAAGAGGGAATGGTCGATCTGGTGGTGATGAGCGAGTCGCTGATTGTCTGGCGCAAAGGCAAAAACAGCTTTACCCAGCAACGCTTCGAATAATGGAATGACGGTTTTCCAGGGCTCCTTGTGAGCCCTGCTTTGGAGCTCTTTTTTGGAGTGTCGAGCGTATGGTTAACGCATGTACCTGATCTTTTTCGGCTTCTTTGCGGCAGAAGGGATCATCTATCCGTTCTGGCCAACCTGGCTCGATTCGCTGGGTTTCAGCGCCAGTCAGATTGGCTTGCTGATTGCTGCGGCCTACTGGCCTCAGGTATTGACCGGTGTGTTCATTACCTACGTCGCCGACTGGCGGGTGGACCAACTGCGCCTGGCCGCGTTTCTCGGGTTCTCGGCCGCGTTCTGTACGTTGCTGTTTTATTTCATGCCGGCCCATTTATGGGTGTTTGTGGGCTTGAGCACCTTGTTCGGCGGCCTGTGGATGGTGGTGTTGCCCTTGTCCGAGGCCTACCTGCTCAAGCGTGACAAGCACGCGTTACAGAACTATGGGTGGGTCAGGGCAGTAGGGTCTTCAGCGTTTATTTTGACCTCGACACTCGGCGGCTTGTTGTTCGCGCAGTTCGGTCAATCCTGGGTGCCCATCGTGATTGCGGGCAGCATGTTGATGACGGCCGTGGCATGTTTGCGTTTGAAGCGCCGCGTTGGCCGGAACGGTTTGCAAACGGTCAGCCACCGCGCTAAACGACCTGACTGGAGGGCGCTGCTTGAGCGCAAACCCTTGCTGCTCGCCATTGCCGCGGCCAGCTTCATCCAGTTGAGTCACACCTTGTACTTTTCCACGGCCTCGATTGGCTGGGGGGTGAAGGGCTACTCGTCGGCGTACATCGGGGGCTTCTGGTCGGTGGCGGTGATAGCAGAAATCACCTACTTCGCGCTGTCGAATAAAGTCCTGTCGGTTTACTCGCCATTGTCTATCGTGATGTTTTCCAGTGTGTGCGCAGCGGCGCGCTGGGCGTTCTTTTCCGACAGCGATGCGATGTCCGTAATCGTGTTCGGGCAATGCCTGCACGCCCTGAGTTTTGCGGCGTATCACTCGGCGATCATGCGCTTGATTCGGGATCATGCGCCCGAGGGGATTCAGGTGTTCACCCAAGGCGTTTATTACTCCCTCGCCGTAGCCTTGCCCATGGGACTGGCCACGCCGTTTGCCGGGTATTTGTATGAGACACAACCGCAATGGTCGTACTACGTGATGGCTTTGTTTGCCTTGATAGGCACAGGGCTGGCGTTGATTGCTCATCAGGGGATGCGAAATACAACTCATGACACAACGAACCTTTACCGCCGTCTGCTTTGACATGGACGGCGTGCTTATCCAGTCTCGCGAGGTCATTGAATGTGCCTGGACCACCGTTGCCCGGCACTACGGTGTGGCCGTCGATCAGGCCTTTATTCGCGAACATATCCACGGTCGCCCGGGCGGCTACACCTTGCAGGCTCTGTTTGGTCAATTCGGCGAACAGCAGCGTCAGGTGATCAAGCGAGAAGTAGATGCCATTGAACAAGTCTCGGCGTGCGCGCTGACGCCCGGCGTGGCTACGCTCATCGCGCAACTGCAAGACGCGGCGGTGCCGCTGGCGTTGGTGACCAGCAGTTGGCGCGAGCGTGTCGAGCATGTCTTGCATCAGCATGACCTGAAGTCAGCCTTCGACAGTATTGTCTGCCGGGATGACGTGCGCAGCGGTAAACCGGCGCCCGACGCTTATCGGTTGGCGGCCGCGCAGTTGCAGCGTCATAGCGATGAATGCCTGGTATTCGAAGACTCATTGAGCGGCGTGCAGGCGGCGATCAGCAGCGGTGCGCTGTGTGTTGGTATTGGCGATGACCTGACGCTGACCGCGCACGGTGCGTCTGGGGTCTATGCGGATTTCGGTGCGTTGCCGGTCTCGATGACGAATACCAAGGCACACGTCTATGACCGCGACGGGCTGTTTATCGGCGTGCCGCTGCCATTCCGGGACGCTCGCTCATGACGCCGACACTGCAACACGCGACCGTTCTTTGGGAGTTCCTCGGTTCGGGGCGCATGCACCGTTCCTGTGAGCTGATTGTCGTCTGCGGTTCCTACGACTTGCGGGTCTGTGATTACGCCTGCGAGTTACTGAAACAGGGCGTGGCGCCGCATCTTTTATTTACCGGTAACACTGGAAACTGGACCCGGCACCTGTGGCAAAGAACTGAAGCCGATGTGTTTGCGCAGCGGGCGCTGGCGCTCGGCGTTTCGGCCGACCAATTCACCCTGGAGTCGCGTGCCACTAACTTTGCCGAAAACATCGCTTATGCCCGAACGCTGTTTCCCGATGTGCAGCGAGCGACATTCCTGACCAAACCCAACGCTATCCGGCGCGTTGCCCTGACCTTGCCGATTCAGTGGCCGGGGCTTGACGCCTGCGTGGACTCGCCGTCGTTCGAGTTTCCCGGACAGGTGAGCAACCTGATCGGGGTCTTGGGCCTGATCGACGAAATGGTCGGGGATGTACACCGAATCATGGTTTACCCTTCGCTGGGCTTCCAGGTTGAGCAAGCGATACCGGACGAGGTGCTGGGGGCTTGGCGTTACCTGATAGAGCAAGGTTTTGACCACCATTTGATCAAAGGTAAAAGCTGATGCCTGAGCCGAGGCGGCAGCGTTTTTTGCCGCAGGGAGACTGACGTGCAGTACGACACATTGATCCGCAATGCCCTGATCATTGATGGAACTAACGCGCCTGGCTATCGCGCCGATCTGGCCATCCACAATGGCCGTATCGAGTGCATCGGCGACCTACGCACCGCCCACGCTGCTGAGGACATCGACGCGGCGGGTCGGGTGTTGGCGCCGGGTTTCATTGATGTACACACCCACGACGACACGGCGGTCATCCGTCAGCCGCAAATGCTGCCCAAGCTCAGTCAGGGCGTCACTACCGTGATTGTCGGCAACTGTGGGATCAGCGCGTCGCCGGTCAGTTTGCGCGGCGATCCGCCAGACCCGATGAACCTGCTCGGCAGCGCGGCAGCATTTGTTTACCCACGGTTCAGCGACTACCGAGCGGCCGTCGAAGCGGCCCATACGACGCTGAATGTCGCGGCGCTGGTAGGCCATACGGCGTTGCGCAGCAATCACCTCGACGATCTGTTTCGCAGCGCCACCGCCACTGAAATCGCCGCGATGCGCGAGCAGTTGCGTGAAAGCCTGGCGGCCGGCGCCTTGGGTTTATCCACAGGCCTGGCCTACGCCAGCGCGTTTTCAGCGTCCACCGATGAAGTCATGCAGTTAACCGAGGAACTGACGGCGTTCGGCGCGGTGTACACCACGCATTTGCGCAGCGAGTTCGAGCCGGTACTGGACGCCATGGACGAGGCCTTCCAGATCGGTCGCCACGCGCAAGTACCGGTGATTATTTCCCACCTCAAGTGCGCCGGCGTCGGCAATTGGGGGCGCAGTCCACAATTGCTGGCAGCCCTCGAATCGGCTGCGAAAACTCACCCGGTAGGCTGCGACTGTTATCCCTATGCCGCGAGTTCTTCGACCCTGGACCTCAAACAAGTCACCGCTGCCCACCGCATCACCATCACCTGGTCTACGCCACACGCGCAGATGGGCGGGCGTGACCTGATCGACATCGCTGGCGAGTGGGGCTTATCCCTGCTGGATGCCGCTCGCCGTCTACAACCGGCGGGTGCGGTGTATTACGGCATGGACGAAGCGGATGTGCGCAGAATCTTAGCTCACCCGTTAACCATGGTCGGCTCTGACGGACTGCCAGAAGACCCGTTCCCGCACCCGCGCTTATGGGGCGCGTTCCCACGGGTACTTGGGTATTTCAGCCGTGATGTCGGTCTTTTTCCGCTGCACACCGCCGTGTACAAAATGACTGGGCTCTCGGCGGCGCGATTCGGCTTGAAGGCGCGTGGCGAAATCCGTACAGGCCATTGGGCCGACCTGGTGTTGTTTGATCCGGCGACCATTCGCGACGTGGCGGATTTCCACGACCCACAACGGGCGGCGGAGGGCATTGACGGGGTGTGGGTCAACGGTGTCCTGAGTTACCGCGACGGGCAGGCCAGCGGTCACCGCGCTGGGCGTTTTTTGGCGCGGGGAGGGGACTTGCGTCAGGGCTTTCATTGATTGGATTATCAATCTTTTGATCGACCTCTCACCTTGGTACGGGGAGATTAAAGAAAGCCGTCTTCAAGCCGAAGCGCTTACATCCAGCCCCTCTGCATGGGCCTTTTCAGTCAAGGAGCAACCTAATGAGCTTCGGTAAAACGACCCCTATCCTGCGGATTTTCGATGAGGCCAAGGCTGTGGCGTTCTACGTCGACTTTCTGGGGTTCACGATCGATTGGCAGCATCGTTTCGAAGCCAACTTCCCGTTGTACCTGCAAGTCTCTCGCGGCGACTGCGTGCTGCACCTGTCAGAGCACCATGGCGACAGCACGCCGGGTTCGGCGTTGCGCATCGAAACCGATCAACTGGAAATGTTCCAGCAGCAATTGCTGGCTAAGGATTACCCGTTCGCCCACCCACAGATCAAGGCCATGCCCTGGGGTAGCCAGGACATGACGGTGATCGATCCGTTTGGCAATCGGTTGGTATTTACCAACGCGATTAGCGTTTGATGCCTTTCAACCGATTGGGGGGGTAAGGTCTGACCCGTGTCAGACCTTGAAGTGACTGACCATCTGCTGCAACTGACTGCCCAACCGCGCCAGTTCAACACTGGATGCGGCGGTTTCGTCGCTGGCGGCGGCGGTCTGTTCGGACACGTCGCGCACGTTGACGATGCTGCGGCTGATTTCTTCGGCGACGGCGCTTTGCTGCTCGGCGGCCGCGGCGATCTGCTGGTTCATCGCCTGAATGTTAGACACCGTGCGGGTGATATTTTCCAGTGACACACCGGCCTTGCGGGTCAGGGCGACGCTGCTGTCGGTCAGGGTGCGGCTGTTGTTCATCACCGCCGATACGTGTTGGGTACCATTTTGCAGACCGGCCACCAGGCCTTCGATCTCCTCGGTGGATTTCTGTGTGCGCTGCGCCAGTCCGCGGACTTCGTCAGCTACCACGGCGAAGCCACGACCGGCTTCACCGGCACGTGCCGCTTCAATTGCTGCGTTCAGCGCCAACAGGTTGGTTTGCTCGGCTACAGCCTTGATCACGTCCATAACGCTGCCGATCTTGTCACTTTCTTTTTGCAGCACGCTCATGGCTTCGGTGGAGCGGGCCACTTCAATGGCCAAGCGCTCGATTTGGGCAATCGCTTCGTTGACTACCTTGTCACCTTCGCGAGCCTGCCCGTCTGCATCGGCCGCCGCTCGGGAGGCTTCTTCGGCGTTACGCGCGACTTCTTGCACAGTGGCTGTCATCTCGTGCATCGCGGTGGCGACCTGATCGGTTTCAATTTTCTGGCTATTGACCCCGGCGCTGGTCTGCTCGGTGACGGCCGACAACTCTTCGGCGGCGCTGGCAATCTGGGTGACGCCATCGCGGATGCCGCTGATCAAGTCGCGCAGGGTGACACCCATACGGCCGATGCCTTGCTGCAACACGCCGAGTTCGTCGCGGCGAGTGACTTTGACGTCTTGGGACAGGTCGCCACCAGCGATACGCTCGACCACTGTCATGGTGTCGCGCAGCGGACCGGTGATCTGCCGGGTGATGACGATGGCGGCAATCACGCCCACCAACAGCGCCAGCAGCGTGCTGATCAATTGCAGGGTGCGGGCCTGGGCACTTTCAGCGTCACGACGGTCGAGTTGGAATTGATACAACTGATCGCTCAGGGTAACGATGGTATTGCCTTGGTCGGTCATTTCCTTGCGTGCCTGCACCGCATCGTTGCTGGCGTTTTCGTAAGCCAGCAAGGCGCTGCGGTAGTTGCCGAGGGCGGTTTCCAGCTGACGCAGGGCATCTTGCTGGGTGTCAGAGAATTGCACGTTCAGTGGTTTGAGCTGGGCGATGGCCAAATCCAGTTGAGCAATCGCTTTTTGTTCATTCTCGGGGGTGGTGTTGCCGGTGTAGCCGCGCACTTCGTAGCGCGCCAGCATGAATGCTTCTTTGGCGGCGGTGATCGACTGGAACTGCTCGAAGCGCTGATCGCTCGGAGGCATTTGCTGCACGCGGGTATTGATGGTGTTGATCATCGTGCTGGCGGCTTCGGCGTTCGCACCCATGGCATCGCGGGCGCCGTTACCGGTGCGGTAGGCGCTACGCATTTTGTTCAGCGAGGCCTGATAAGCGGCGATGGTCGCGGCTTGATCCTTGAGCATTTTGACGTTTTCAGGGTTTTTGAAGCTGCCCAGCAGCGCAGTTTGCTGAGCCACAAAACCGTCGAGGGTGGTTTGCACATTTTGTGCGGCGGTCTCGTCGCCGTTGGTCAGCATGTATTGCAGGCGTACCACGCGCAGCTTGGTCAGGCTGGCGTTGAGCTGGGTGATGTCGCTCATCCAGTTACTGCGGTCAATCAGCCCACCAAGGCTTGTCCAGCCTGTCAGGGCGAGGACGCAAGTCAGTGCCAGGACCAGGCCAAATCCCAGGCCCAGTTTCAGGTTTACACTGATATTGCCGAACCAGCTATTCATCACAATTCCTCCAGGAACGTTGTGTTTCTTTATCTTCAGTTGGCTGGAAGATTGTTTTTTTAAGTGCCA is a window of Pseudomonas sp. DC1.2 DNA encoding:
- a CDS encoding D-aminoacylase, whose protein sequence is MQYDTLIRNALIIDGTNAPGYRADLAIHNGRIECIGDLRTAHAAEDIDAAGRVLAPGFIDVHTHDDTAVIRQPQMLPKLSQGVTTVIVGNCGISASPVSLRGDPPDPMNLLGSAAAFVYPRFSDYRAAVEAAHTTLNVAALVGHTALRSNHLDDLFRSATATEIAAMREQLRESLAAGALGLSTGLAYASAFSASTDEVMQLTEELTAFGAVYTTHLRSEFEPVLDAMDEAFQIGRHAQVPVIISHLKCAGVGNWGRSPQLLAALESAAKTHPVGCDCYPYAASSSTLDLKQVTAAHRITITWSTPHAQMGGRDLIDIAGEWGLSLLDAARRLQPAGAVYYGMDEADVRRILAHPLTMVGSDGLPEDPFPHPRLWGAFPRVLGYFSRDVGLFPLHTAVYKMTGLSAARFGLKARGEIRTGHWADLVLFDPATIRDVADFHDPQRAAEGIDGVWVNGVLSYRDGQASGHRAGRFLARGGDLRQGFH
- a CDS encoding MFS transporter, whose amino-acid sequence is MYLIFFGFFAAEGIIYPFWPTWLDSLGFSASQIGLLIAAAYWPQVLTGVFITYVADWRVDQLRLAAFLGFSAAFCTLLFYFMPAHLWVFVGLSTLFGGLWMVVLPLSEAYLLKRDKHALQNYGWVRAVGSSAFILTSTLGGLLFAQFGQSWVPIVIAGSMLMTAVACLRLKRRVGRNGLQTVSHRAKRPDWRALLERKPLLLAIAAASFIQLSHTLYFSTASIGWGVKGYSSAYIGGFWSVAVIAEITYFALSNKVLSVYSPLSIVMFSSVCAAARWAFFSDSDAMSVIVFGQCLHALSFAAYHSAIMRLIRDHAPEGIQVFTQGVYYSLAVALPMGLATPFAGYLYETQPQWSYYVMALFALIGTGLALIAHQGMRNTTHDTTNLYRRLL
- a CDS encoding YdcF family protein, which gives rise to MTPTLQHATVLWEFLGSGRMHRSCELIVVCGSYDLRVCDYACELLKQGVAPHLLFTGNTGNWTRHLWQRTEADVFAQRALALGVSADQFTLESRATNFAENIAYARTLFPDVQRATFLTKPNAIRRVALTLPIQWPGLDACVDSPSFEFPGQVSNLIGVLGLIDEMVGDVHRIMVYPSLGFQVEQAIPDEVLGAWRYLIEQGFDHHLIKGKS
- a CDS encoding glyoxalase superfamily protein — its product is MSFGKTTPILRIFDEAKAVAFYVDFLGFTIDWQHRFEANFPLYLQVSRGDCVLHLSEHHGDSTPGSALRIETDQLEMFQQQLLAKDYPFAHPQIKAMPWGSQDMTVIDPFGNRLVFTNAISV
- a CDS encoding NAD(P)H-dependent oxidoreductase; amino-acid sequence: MKKVLLLNGGKKFAHSDGRYNATLHHTALSVLDRGGVDVKTTFIDEGYDVAEEVAKFLWADVIIYQMPGWWMGTPWTVKKYVDEVFTEGHGSLYASDGRTRSDASQKYGSGGLLQGKHYMLSLTWNAPQQAFDDPADFFDAKGVDTVYFPFHKANAFLGMTGLPTFLCVDVMKRPNIDADVVRYERHLAEVFSLKA
- a CDS encoding HAD family phosphatase, whose product is MTQRTFTAVCFDMDGVLIQSREVIECAWTTVARHYGVAVDQAFIREHIHGRPGGYTLQALFGQFGEQQRQVIKREVDAIEQVSACALTPGVATLIAQLQDAAVPLALVTSSWRERVEHVLHQHDLKSAFDSIVCRDDVRSGKPAPDAYRLAAAQLQRHSDECLVFEDSLSGVQAAISSGALCVGIGDDLTLTAHGASGVYADFGALPVSMTNTKAHVYDRDGLFIGVPLPFRDARS
- a CDS encoding carbamoyltransferase — protein: MIILGITNNDLSGACLVRDGEILSAVSEERFTRIKDHRVWPEKSIEFVLNQAGVSLEDVSYVAYGWHSGFNADKHLQLYFDRIVEEVKHNPQGLGQFRQRITDEINNDKEKRAEFEHYIAANGLNGKAYYIDHHECHALGAYVCSPFDEALTLTCDGRGDFQSLTMTWYSPTESTVLQRETSIDSLGYFYGRMTHVLGYKPNRHEGKVTGLAAFGDPQKLLGVMQQMIRFEDGRIKACCGDWFLPSYHHYSEPLHRVFSQETPEDIAAAVQRHTEDLLVATVSHHLAQRGSANLCLAGGVFGNVKLNQRLREIPGINNVYVLPCMGDGGLALAAAVGAAYLENGTRFKNPVMTLGPDSRSVSQNINLINRDYPELGYHTPSNIIDVLTDALVENQVLGMFKGKMEFGPRSLCNRSIIYHAQDAEVNDWLNKRMHRTEFMPFGPVTAIEQAAACYVGWAPDQVAADTMTMTYDCHPQFRESSPAVVHVDGTARPQIIRPQTDNFMHRLLNAWHARTGQSALINTSFNRHEEPIVCSSQDALDALKEGMVDLVVMSESLIVWRKGKNSFTQQRFE
- a CDS encoding amino acid permease; translated protein: MTDTTGFETISKREHGLKRQLTSGQMSMIAIGGAIGTGLFMGSAYAIGYAGPSVLLSYAIGALITLLLMGCLAEMTVAHSTSGSFGAYAEFYVSPLAGFLVRYAYWTAIVLAVGTEVTAVAMYMKYWFSNVPEWVWIVSFSSILVVLNAISVKTFGTFEYWFSTIKIAAIVGFIILAVYVVFGSGNAQYGVHNYTAYGGFFPKGLQGMWVAVIVSIFSYLSVEMIAVAAGEAKDPELAVKKAFRATIVRLVVFYLLTLALMLAIVPWVQASHAQSPFVTVMQTIGIPGATGVMNFVILIAALSAMNSQLYITTRMMFSLSRGGYAPQSMGVLSKSGIPLNALLLSSSGIALATLLNILYPESSFTLMMAISMFGAIFTWFMIFLTHYCFRRYHQRNGERTLSFRMRFFPYTTLLGMVLMGAVMITTYFTDAFKLTLVFGLPFLLVLTFVYAVFFRKAKRVVALSPLPKV
- a CDS encoding LysR family transcriptional regulator codes for the protein MKARSDELQVFVCVIECGSISAAAEQVGQTPSAISRTLSRLEAKLDTTLINRTTRRMDLTEEGKYFFEQAKLILNQMHALEERLSSRQQTPSGRLRINAAAPFMLHAIVPYIDEFRRLYPHIQLELNSNDLIIDLLEQSTDIAIRIGALADSTLHARSLGCSPLHMLASPSYLEQHGTPTAVADLSQHTLLGFTHNDGLNQWPLRHAHGDRWPISAAIHASSGETVRHLALAGQGIACLSHFMTIDDIRAGRLHVLLADFNSGYRQPINAVYYRNSQLALRIQCFLDFIQGKLAAYAMSDFQPDS